In a genomic window of Tenuifilum sp. 4138str:
- the recN gene encoding DNA repair protein RecN yields MIRKLYIQNYAIIDELEIEFKQGLNIITGETGAGKSILLGALSLIQGQRADTSVLKHNDRSCIVEVEFDISEYSLNEFFEANDIDYDDITTIRRQISENGKSRAFINEIPVNLNQLKELTEKLIDIHSQHQNLLLGNTRFQLDVLDAFAVSRDLLTDYRQLYDEFRKLKTEFDRLEANAENAKRDFDYLSHQLNELNAANLRSGELDELEALQKQLTHASEIKTALEFSYGTLNADELAVLSKVKEIESNLRRIESVFSQASNLISRIESCRIELKDIADEIDLLNSKVEVDDEQLHTVTQRIDLIYSLLNKHRLANFDELVEFRNQLESRVNEIAQIDFNLDEKRKALRILEQKLQEKSKNLSQIRTSSAPKVEQFVTELLQQLGIKHAVFRIRIEKLEEFQPWGTDRVTFYFSANKQIEPQELSRVASGGELSRLMLSLKSLLVKSTGLPTIIFDEIDTGVSGEIADRMGTIIYELAKGMQVINITHLPQIAAKGSNHFLVYKSVTNSQSSTGIKLLTPDERVVEIAKMLSGEKVTDAALMNAKELLKSNVSLS; encoded by the coding sequence ATGATTCGTAAACTCTACATACAGAACTATGCTATAATTGATGAGCTTGAAATAGAGTTCAAGCAAGGGTTAAATATTATTACCGGTGAAACCGGTGCCGGTAAATCGATATTGTTAGGTGCACTTTCTTTGATTCAGGGCCAACGAGCCGATACATCGGTACTCAAACATAACGATAGGTCGTGCATTGTTGAGGTTGAGTTTGACATTTCAGAGTATAGCCTAAATGAATTTTTTGAGGCAAACGATATTGATTATGATGATATTACCACCATTCGTCGCCAGATAAGTGAGAATGGGAAATCTCGTGCATTTATCAACGAGATTCCGGTTAATCTTAACCAGCTCAAGGAGCTTACCGAAAAGCTCATCGATATCCACTCCCAGCATCAGAACCTTTTACTGGGTAACACCCGTTTTCAGCTCGATGTGCTTGATGCCTTTGCTGTATCAAGGGATTTACTTACCGATTACCGTCAGCTGTACGATGAGTTTCGAAAGCTTAAAACTGAGTTCGATAGGTTAGAGGCTAACGCTGAAAATGCAAAGCGCGATTTCGATTACCTATCCCATCAGCTCAATGAGCTAAATGCAGCTAACCTGCGTAGCGGCGAACTCGATGAGCTGGAAGCACTTCAAAAACAGCTTACGCATGCATCGGAAATTAAAACAGCCCTCGAGTTCTCCTATGGAACCCTTAATGCCGACGAACTTGCAGTGTTGTCAAAAGTAAAGGAGATTGAGTCCAACCTGCGGCGCATTGAATCAGTATTCTCCCAGGCTAGTAACCTAATTTCTCGGATTGAGAGTTGCCGTATAGAGCTTAAGGATATTGCTGATGAAATTGACTTGCTCAACTCAAAAGTTGAAGTTGACGATGAACAGTTACATACCGTAACCCAACGTATCGATCTTATTTACTCTTTACTTAACAAGCACCGCTTGGCTAACTTTGATGAGCTAGTTGAATTCCGAAATCAGCTTGAAAGTAGAGTAAATGAAATTGCACAAATTGACTTCAACCTGGATGAAAAGAGAAAAGCACTCCGGATCTTAGAGCAAAAGCTTCAGGAAAAGTCAAAGAACCTTAGTCAGATTAGAACAAGCTCAGCGCCTAAGGTTGAGCAGTTCGTAACAGAGTTGCTTCAGCAGTTGGGAATCAAACACGCTGTTTTTAGGATTCGTATCGAAAAACTGGAAGAGTTCCAACCCTGGGGTACCGATAGGGTCACCTTTTACTTTTCAGCCAATAAGCAAATCGAGCCCCAGGAACTATCGAGGGTTGCATCGGGTGGCGAGCTTTCCAGGTTAATGCTTAGCCTAAAATCGTTACTGGTAAAATCAACTGGTTTGCCCACTATAATTTTTGATGAGATTGATACAGGCGTTTCTGGCGAGATAGCTGATAGGATGGGAACCATCATCTACGAGTTGGCTAAAGGTATGCAGGTAATCAATATCACCCACTTACCGCAAATTGCTGCAAAGGGCAGCAACCACTTCTTGGTTTACAAGTCGGTAACCAACAGCCAAAGCTCTACAGGTATAAAGCTTCTTACTCCTGATGAAAGGGTAGTGGAAATAGCCAAAATGCTAAGTGGGGAGAAGGTTACCGATGCTGCACTCATGAATGCAAAGGAACTGCTTAAATCAAACGTTAGTTTAAGTTAA